The following are from one region of the Bos mutus isolate GX-2022 chromosome 18, NWIPB_WYAK_1.1, whole genome shotgun sequence genome:
- the BAX gene encoding apoptosis regulator BAX isoform X2, which produces MGGETPELGLEQVPQDASTKKLSECLKRIGDELDSNMELQRMIAAVDTDSPREVFFRVAAEMFSDGNFNWGRVVALFYFASKLVLKALCTKVPELIRTIMGWTLDFLRERLLGWIQDQGGWDGLLSYFGTPTWQTVTIFVAGVLTASLTIWKKMG; this is translated from the exons ATGGGGGGAGAGACACCCGAGCTGGGCTTGGAGCAGGTGCCCCAGGATGCATCCACCAAGAAGCTGAGCGAGTGTCTGAAGCGCATCGGAGATGAATTGGACAGTAACATGGAGCTGCAGAG GATGATCGCAGCTGTGGACACAGACTCTCCCCGAGAGGTCTTTTTCCGAGTGGCGGCTGAAATGTTTTCCGACGGCAACTTCAACTGGGGCCGGGTTGTCGCCCTTTTCTACTTTGCCAGCAAACTGGTGCTCAAG GCCCTGTGCACCAAGGTGCCCGAGTTGATCAGGACCATCATGGGCTGGACATTGGACTTCCTTCGAGAGCGGCTGCTGGGCTGGATCCAGGACCAGGGTGGTTGG GACGGCCTCCTCTCCTACTTTGGGACACCCACATGGCAGACAGTGACCATCTTTGTGGCTGGAGTGCTCACCGCCTCGCTCACCATCTGGAAGAAGATGGGCTGA
- the BAX gene encoding apoptosis regulator BAX isoform X1, whose protein sequence is MDGSGEQPRGGGPTSSEQIMKTGALLLQGFIQDRAGRMGGETPELGLEQVPQDASTKKLSECLKRIGDELDSNMELQRMIAAVDTDSPREVFFRVAAEMFSDGNFNWGRVVALFYFASKLVLKALCTKVPELIRTIMGWTLDFLRERLLGWIQDQGGWDGLLSYFGTPTWQTVTIFVAGVLTASLTIWKKMG, encoded by the exons ATGGACGGGTCCGGGGAGCAACCCAGAGGCGGGG GGCCCACCAGCTCTGAGCAGATCATGAAGACAGGGGCCCTTTTGCTTCAGGG TTTCATCCAGGATCGAGCAGGGCGAATGGGGGGAGAGACACCCGAGCTGGGCTTGGAGCAGGTGCCCCAGGATGCATCCACCAAGAAGCTGAGCGAGTGTCTGAAGCGCATCGGAGATGAATTGGACAGTAACATGGAGCTGCAGAG GATGATCGCAGCTGTGGACACAGACTCTCCCCGAGAGGTCTTTTTCCGAGTGGCGGCTGAAATGTTTTCCGACGGCAACTTCAACTGGGGCCGGGTTGTCGCCCTTTTCTACTTTGCCAGCAAACTGGTGCTCAAG GCCCTGTGCACCAAGGTGCCCGAGTTGATCAGGACCATCATGGGCTGGACATTGGACTTCCTTCGAGAGCGGCTGCTGGGCTGGATCCAGGACCAGGGTGGTTGG GACGGCCTCCTCTCCTACTTTGGGACACCCACATGGCAGACAGTGACCATCTTTGTGGCTGGAGTGCTCACCGCCTCGCTCACCATCTGGAAGAAGATGGGCTGA
- the FTL gene encoding ferritin light chain encodes MSSQIRQNYSTEVEAAVNRLVNMQLRASYTYLSLGFYFDRDDVALEGVGHFFRELAKEKREGAERLLKLQNQRGGRALFLDVQKPSQDEWGKTQDAMEAALLVEKNLNQALLDLHGLASARGDPHICDFLENHFLDEEVKLIKKMGDHLTNLRRLAGPQAGLGEYLFERLTLKHD; translated from the exons ATGAGCTCCCAGATTCGTCAGAATTATTCTACCGAGGTGGAGGCCGCCGTCAACCGCCTGGTTAACATGCAACTGCGGGCCTCCTACACCTACCTCTCTCTG GGCTTCTATTTCGACCGCGACGATGTGGCCCTGGAGGGTGTGGGTCACTTTTTTCGCGAATTGGCCAAGGAGAAGCGCGAGGGCGCGGAGCGTCTCTTGAAACTGCAAAACCAGCGTGGCGGCCGCGCCCTCTTCCTGGACGTGCAG AAGCCATCTCAAGATGAGTGGGGTAAAACCCAGGACGCTATGGAGGCCGCCCTTCTCGTAGAGAAGAACCTGAATCAAGCCCTGTTGGATCTGCATGGCCTGGCTTCTGCCCGCGGAGACCCCCAC ATCTGTGACTTCCTGGAGAACCACTTCCTAGATGAGGAAGTGAAACTCATCAAGAAGATGGGTGACCACCTGACCAACCTCCGCAGGCTGGCTGGTCCCCAGGCTGGGTTGGGCGAGTATCTCTTCGAAAGGCTCACCCTCAAGCACGACTAG